ACGAGGCCTAGCCGCTACGGCTGCAAACGCATCACGTCGCGGACGAAGTCGGTTCTGGCGCCGCCGTATTGTTGGTACTGGGAGACGAACTGCTGCATTTCCGCCGCCGTCGGTTGGCGGCCGAGCAGCGTTTGGTAGAGGGCGGCGAGGTAGGGATCGCGCTGGTTGCCCATGCGGTCGAAATACTCGGGGCTGCCGAGGATGTAGGCCTGGATGTCTTGCGGCGATTTGCCGGCTTGCAGGTAGTTCTGCCAGGCGTTGAGTTCCGTCGGCAACGCGTCGCGGCGGAGGTACTGCTTGTACCACTGGTTGATCTGATCGAGTTGCCCGACCGCGTAGGTGTTGCTCGGCGGGACGTTGGCGCCGACCTTCACGAGGTTTATTTGAATCGGGGCGGTGTTGCTCAGCAGATTCACCGGAATGGCCGCTGAGCTTTGCAGCAAGATCTTGCCGTTGTCGACGAGGTAGGCGTCGACGGCGTACTTGTGGTCCGGGTAGATCTGCGTGCGGTCGACGGCAATCGCGAACGGAATCGGCGGGTGCTTCGGATTGGTGATCACTTGCTTGCCGACTTCGACGTTTTGCCAATTGGGGTAGGTGACGTCGCGAAGGCGGACGGTGAGCACGGCTTGCTGCGTGAGCGTGACGCGTTCCTTGCAGGTAATTTCGCCGCGGACGCTGGCGGCGTTTTGCTGCGCGAGCGTGACGGGCAAGTTCTGCAGGCGGCGGTTGCGGTTATCGAAGACTAGGAAGTCGACTTTGCCGTTTTGGTCGACGCGGCGGCGGATTTCATCGCCGAGGTCGAACAGGGCGCCTTCGACGTAGCCGACTTGGAAGCCGTCGACGTTGACGATGATGTCGCCGTTCTCCAGCCCCGCCTGCTGGGCTGGCATGCCGGCTTCGACGTCGGTGAGGACGACGCCGGTGTCGACGTTTTGGATGGCGACGCCGAGCCGCCAGGAGTTGGGCTGGGCGTTCCACGAGGGGATGGCGGCCGTCGACGGCAGGAGACTGGGGGCGGCGCTCCAGGCCTCGCTGAGGTCGCGGCTGCGGGCCGAAGCTTGGGTTGCGGTTTGAGCGACGGTGTGTTGGGCGGCGGCACTCACGGTGAACGCGGTGGCGAGCGTGAGTACGTTGAGACGCAAAGTCGGCGTCATGGATGTGGCTCCTGAAGAGGCGGGCAGCTTAGATTTTTAGGAGTCGTTGGTATTGAATCGTTGTGTTTCTGGTCCCCTCCCCTTGAGGGGGAGGGTTAGGGAGGGGTGACTGAAGCTGGTACCAGCGTTCCACCCCCTCCCCAGCCCTCCCCTCAAGGGGGAGGGAGCCAGAAAGCTTTTTGTTGGAAACGCTAGTGAGCCCCGGTCCAGCCTAAGGC
This sequence is a window from Lacipirellula parvula. Protein-coding genes within it:
- a CDS encoding YbaY family lipoprotein, coding for MTPTLRLNVLTLATAFTVSAAAQHTVAQTATQASARSRDLSEAWSAAPSLLPSTAAIPSWNAQPNSWRLGVAIQNVDTGVVLTDVEAGMPAQQAGLENGDIIVNVDGFQVGYVEGALFDLGDEIRRRVDQNGKVDFLVFDNRNRRLQNLPVTLAQQNAASVRGEITCKERVTLTQQAVLTVRLRDVTYPNWQNVEVGKQVITNPKHPPIPFAIAVDRTQIYPDHKYAVDAYLVDNGKILLQSSAAIPVNLLSNTAPIQINLVKVGANVPPSNTYAVGQLDQINQWYKQYLRRDALPTELNAWQNYLQAGKSPQDIQAYILGSPEYFDRMGNQRDPYLAALYQTLLGRQPTAAEMQQFVSQYQQYGGARTDFVRDVMRLQP